In Amycolatopsis sp. FBCC-B4732, the genomic stretch ATTGATATATCAGAAGTCGACCACGAAAGGTTCGCCATGACCGCGACGCTCGGCTCAGCGCTCAACCGGTCCCTGGCCGACTACGACCCGGCAGTGGCCGAAGCGATCGGTGCCGAGCTGCACCGGCAGCGGACGACGCTCGAGATGATCGCTTCCGAGAACTTCGCCCCGCTCAGCGTGCTGCAGGCCCAGGGCTCGGTGCTCACGAACAAGTACGCCGAGGGCTACCCGGGCCGCCGTTACTACGGCGGTTGCGAGCACGTCGACGTCCTCGAATCGCTGGCCATCGACCGGGTCAAGGCCCTGTTCGGCGCGGGCTTCGCCAACGTCCAGCCGCACTCGGGCGCCCAGGCCAACGCCGCCGCGATGGCCGCGCTGCTCAAGCCGGGCGACAAGATCCTCGGCCTCTCGCTCGCCCACGGCGGGCACCTGACGCACGGCATGCGGATCAACTTCTCCGGCCTGCTCTACGACGTCGCCGCGTACGAAGTGTCCGAAAAGGACTACCGCGTGGACCTGGCCGAGGTCGCGCGGCTGGCGCGTGAGCACCGGCCCGAGCTGATCATCGCCGGCTGGTCCGCGTACCCCCGGCACTTGGACTTCGCCCGTTTCCGCGAGATCGCCGACGAGGTCGGCGCGTACCTGATGGTCGACATGGCGCACTTCGCCGGCCTGGTCGCGGCGGGCCTGCACCCCTCGCCGGTCCCGCACGCGCACGTCACGACGACGACCACGCACAAGACCCTCGGCGGCCCGCGCGGCGGCGTGGTCCTGACGAACGACGCGGGCCTGGCCAAGAAGGTCAATTCCGCCGTCTTCCCCGGTCAGCAGGGTGGCCCGCTCGAACACGTCATCGCGGCCAAGGCCGTCGCGTTCAAGATGGCGGCCGAGCCGGAGTTCGCCGAACGCCAGCAGCGGACCGTGCGTGGCGCGAAGATCCTGGCCGGGCGGCTGCTGACCGAGCCGGGGATCTCGGTGCTGACCGGCGGCACCGATGTCCACCTGGTGCTCGTCGACCTGCGCGGCTCCGAGCTGGACGGCAAGCAGGCCGAGGACCGGCTGCACGAGGTCGGCATCACGGTGAACCGCAACGCCGTCCCGTTCGACCCGCGGCCGCCGATGGTCACTTCCGGCCTGCGGATCGGCACCCCGGCGCTGGCCACCCGCGGGTTCGGGGACGCCGAGTTCCGCGAGGCCGCCGACGTCATCGTTGAGGCGCTCAAGCCCGGCCGCGACGTCGAACGGCTGCGGGCCCGCGTCACCGCGCTCGCCGAAGCGTTCCCGCTGTACCCCTCGGAGGAGACCCGATGACCGACCTGCCGGAGCACCCGGACTTCCTGTGGGACGACCCCGAGCCGAAGAAGACCTACGACGTCGTCGTGGTCGGCGGCGGCGGGCACGGGCTCGCCACCGCGTACTACCTGGCCAAGGTGCACGGCATCACGAACATCGCCGTCCTGGAGAAGGGCTGGCTCGCCGGCGGGAACATGGCCCGCAACACCACGATCATCCGCTCCAACTACCTCTGGGACGAGAGCTCCGGCATCTACGAGCACTCCCTCAAGCTGTGGGAAGGGCTCGAAGAGGACCTCGGCTACCCGATCCTGTTCAGCCAGCGCGGGGTGCTGAACCTGGCGCACAGCCTGCAGGACGTCCGCGACAGCGTCCGCCGCGTCGAAGCCAACAAGCTCAACGGCATCGACGCCGAGTGGGTGGACGCCGACGGCGTCAAGGAGCTCTGCCCGATCGTCAACACCGCGCCGGACGTGCGCTACCCGGTGCTCGGCGCGACCTTCCAGCCCCGCGCGGGCATCGCCAAGCACGACTACGTGGCCTGGGGTTTCGCCCGAGCCGCGCACGAAATGGGCGTGGACCTGATCCAGAACTGCGAGGTCACCGGCATCTCCACAGTGGACGGCCGGGTCGCCGGCGTCGAGACGACGCGGGGCCGGATCGCCGCGGGGAAGGTGGCGCTGTGCGCGGCCGGGCACACGTCGGTGCTGGCGCGCATGGTCGGCCTGGACCTGCCGCTGACGTCGCACCCGTTGCAGGCGCTGGTCTCCGAACTGCTGGAGCCGATCCACCCGACGGTCGTCATGTCGAACGCCGTGCACGTCTACGTTTCCCAAGCGCACAAGGGTGAACTCGTGATGGGCGCGGGCATCGACAGCTACAACGGCTACGGCCAGCGCGGC encodes the following:
- the glyA gene encoding serine hydroxymethyltransferase; translation: MTATLGSALNRSLADYDPAVAEAIGAELHRQRTTLEMIASENFAPLSVLQAQGSVLTNKYAEGYPGRRYYGGCEHVDVLESLAIDRVKALFGAGFANVQPHSGAQANAAAMAALLKPGDKILGLSLAHGGHLTHGMRINFSGLLYDVAAYEVSEKDYRVDLAEVARLAREHRPELIIAGWSAYPRHLDFARFREIADEVGAYLMVDMAHFAGLVAAGLHPSPVPHAHVTTTTTHKTLGGPRGGVVLTNDAGLAKKVNSAVFPGQQGGPLEHVIAAKAVAFKMAAEPEFAERQQRTVRGAKILAGRLLTEPGISVLTGGTDVHLVLVDLRGSELDGKQAEDRLHEVGITVNRNAVPFDPRPPMVTSGLRIGTPALATRGFGDAEFREAADVIVEALKPGRDVERLRARVTALAEAFPLYPSEETR
- a CDS encoding sarcosine oxidase subunit beta family protein; its protein translation is MTDLPEHPDFLWDDPEPKKTYDVVVVGGGGHGLATAYYLAKVHGITNIAVLEKGWLAGGNMARNTTIIRSNYLWDESSGIYEHSLKLWEGLEEDLGYPILFSQRGVLNLAHSLQDVRDSVRRVEANKLNGIDAEWVDADGVKELCPIVNTAPDVRYPVLGATFQPRAGIAKHDYVAWGFARAAHEMGVDLIQNCEVTGISTVDGRVAGVETTRGRIAAGKVALCAAGHTSVLARMVGLDLPLTSHPLQALVSELLEPIHPTVVMSNAVHVYVSQAHKGELVMGAGIDSYNGYGQRGSFHIIEEQMAAALELFPVFARAHLLRTWAGIVDVSPDASPIVGLTPVENLFLNCGWGTGGFKATPGVGDVFAATIARGKPHEYAEPFTLDRFTTGALVDEHGAAAVAH